A window of the Streptomyces sp. NBC_00250 genome harbors these coding sequences:
- a CDS encoding glycoside hydrolase family 2 TIM barrel-domain containing protein gives MSALPWYEDVSPGRGTLPPRAWYARSDAPALSLNGDWAFRLSPTADAEDQAFAAPEYDASDWGTVAVPGHWVLQGKGSEAPGEYGGPAYTNVRYPFPVDPPRVPTENPTGDHLRRFDLPADWPASGGAVLRLDGVESCARVWLNGTELGEFKGSRLAHEFAVGHLLKARDNVLALRVHQWSSGSYLEDQDQWWLPGVFRDVTLLHRPEGAPRDFFVHASYDHVTGTGTLRVECEGDVAGRVTVPELGLDLATGEAVTVAVEPWCAEVPRLYEAELAAGGERVALRVGFRTVAVENGVMTVNGRRVLFRGVNRHEFHPERGRSLDLATMREDVELMKRHNINAVRTSHYPPHPAFLDLCDTYGLWVIDEGDLETHGFEDFAWRGNPVDDARWTPALLDRAARLVERDKNHPSVVMWSLGNECGTGAGLTAMARWIRDRDPSRLVHYEGDRSCADTDVYSRMYPPHAEVDEIGRRADRGPAARAQLPFILCEYAHAMGNGPGGLADYQRLFETYERCQGGFVWEWIDHGLVHPVHGYGYGGDFGEELHDGNFVCDGLLFPDRTPSPGLLEYKKVVEPVRIADGGPGAALVTNGHDVADLAHLAFTWSFLADGETLATGPLEVPALAAGASARVDLPVPPAHREGAETLWTVRALLAADTAWAPAGHEVAWGQIQVSAPVRPAPPTRAHPSRTSDRITLGPGVFDARTGVLSALGSLPVTAGPRLDVWRAPTDNDDGAPWQPDERHGPLWRELGLHRMRHRTDEVLLDAEGLTVRSRVASGASDVGLRTTYRWTSDGTVLRLAVEVVPEGEWRVPLPRLGVRLGLPAALDRVDWYGAGPGEAYPDTRAAARLGRWEATVDALQTPYLRPQENGARIDTRWVELTSPTEGVRVEGDPAFAFTARRWTTEQLDAAAHRGELVPGDTLWLHLDHAQHGIGSQSCGPGVLPEYRLDAAPAAFSLSFTPLG, from the coding sequence ATGTCCGCCCTGCCCTGGTACGAAGACGTCTCCCCCGGCCGAGGCACGCTCCCGCCCCGTGCCTGGTACGCCCGCTCGGACGCCCCCGCCCTCTCCCTGAACGGCGATTGGGCGTTCCGCCTCTCCCCCACCGCAGACGCCGAGGACCAGGCCTTCGCGGCTCCCGAGTACGACGCGAGCGACTGGGGGACGGTCGCGGTGCCGGGCCACTGGGTGCTCCAGGGCAAGGGGAGCGAGGCGCCCGGGGAGTACGGCGGACCCGCCTACACCAATGTCCGCTACCCCTTCCCCGTCGACCCGCCCCGCGTCCCCACGGAGAACCCGACCGGTGACCATCTGCGCCGCTTCGACCTGCCCGCAGACTGGCCCGCGTCCGGTGGGGCGGTCCTGCGCCTCGACGGGGTCGAGTCCTGTGCACGGGTCTGGCTCAACGGCACGGAGCTGGGCGAGTTCAAGGGCTCGCGGCTCGCCCACGAGTTCGCCGTCGGCCACCTCCTGAAGGCCCGGGACAACGTCCTAGCCCTCCGCGTCCACCAGTGGTCCTCCGGCTCCTACCTGGAGGACCAGGACCAGTGGTGGCTGCCCGGCGTCTTCCGTGACGTGACGCTGCTGCACCGGCCGGAGGGCGCCCCCCGCGACTTCTTCGTCCATGCCTCGTACGACCACGTCACCGGCACCGGCACCCTGCGGGTGGAGTGCGAGGGCGACGTGGCGGGCCGGGTCACGGTGCCGGAGCTCGGGCTCGACCTCGCGACCGGGGAGGCGGTCACGGTCGCGGTCGAGCCGTGGTGCGCCGAGGTCCCCCGCCTGTACGAGGCCGAGCTCGCGGCCGGTGGGGAGCGGGTCGCGCTGCGCGTCGGGTTCCGGACGGTGGCCGTCGAGAACGGAGTGATGACGGTGAACGGGCGCCGGGTCCTCTTCCGGGGCGTTAACCGGCACGAGTTCCACCCGGAGCGCGGGCGCAGCCTGGACCTCGCGACCATGCGGGAGGACGTCGAGCTGATGAAGCGGCACAACATCAACGCCGTCCGCACCTCCCACTACCCGCCGCACCCCGCCTTCCTCGACCTCTGCGACACGTACGGGCTCTGGGTGATCGACGAGGGCGACCTGGAGACCCACGGCTTCGAGGACTTCGCCTGGCGGGGCAATCCGGTCGACGACGCCCGCTGGACCCCGGCACTGCTCGACCGGGCGGCCCGCCTGGTCGAGCGGGACAAGAACCACCCGTCGGTGGTGATGTGGTCGCTGGGCAACGAGTGCGGCACCGGGGCGGGGCTCACCGCGATGGCGCGGTGGATCCGCGACCGGGACCCGTCCCGCCTGGTCCACTACGAGGGCGACCGTTCCTGCGCGGACACCGACGTCTACTCGCGGATGTATCCGCCGCACGCCGAGGTCGACGAGATCGGCCGCCGCGCCGACCGGGGACCCGCCGCCCGCGCGCAACTCCCCTTCATCCTCTGCGAGTACGCGCACGCGATGGGCAACGGCCCCGGTGGACTCGCCGACTACCAACGGCTCTTCGAGACGTACGAGCGCTGCCAGGGCGGCTTCGTCTGGGAGTGGATCGACCACGGCCTCGTCCATCCGGTCCACGGGTACGGCTACGGCGGCGACTTCGGGGAGGAACTGCACGACGGGAACTTCGTCTGTGACGGACTGCTGTTCCCCGACCGGACGCCGTCGCCGGGACTCCTGGAGTACAAGAAGGTCGTCGAGCCGGTCCGCATCGCCGACGGAGGACCCGGCGCGGCCCTGGTGACCAACGGCCATGACGTCGCCGACCTCGCGCATCTCGCCTTCACCTGGTCCTTCCTCGCCGACGGCGAGACGCTCGCCACCGGCCCCCTGGAGGTGCCCGCGCTCGCCGCCGGGGCGAGCGCCCGGGTCGACCTTCCCGTACCGCCCGCGCATCGCGAAGGGGCGGAAACCCTGTGGACGGTACGGGCGTTGCTCGCGGCGGACACCGCGTGGGCGCCCGCCGGGCACGAGGTCGCCTGGGGACAGATCCAGGTCTCCGCGCCCGTCCGCCCGGCTCCCCCGACCCGCGCCCACCCGTCTCGCACCTCGGACCGGATCACGCTCGGTCCCGGCGTCTTCGACGCCCGGACCGGTGTGCTGTCGGCACTCGGTTCCCTCCCCGTCACCGCAGGCCCGCGCCTCGACGTATGGCGGGCGCCGACGGACAACGACGACGGCGCGCCCTGGCAGCCGGACGAGCGCCACGGGCCGCTCTGGCGCGAGCTCGGCCTGCACCGGATGCGGCACCGCACGGACGAAGTCCTGCTGGACGCCGAGGGGTTGACCGTACGGTCGCGGGTCGCATCGGGTGCGTCGGACGTAGGGCTCCGCACCACGTACCGCTGGACCTCGGACGGCACCGTGCTGCGGCTCGCGGTCGAGGTGGTCCCGGAGGGCGAGTGGCGGGTGCCGCTGCCCCGGCTCGGGGTGAGGCTCGGTCTGCCGGCCGCCCTGGACCGGGTCGACTGGTACGGGGCGGGGCCGGGCGAGGCGTACCCCGACACCCGGGCGGCGGCGCGGCTCGGCCGCTGGGAGGCGACCGTGGACGCGCTCCAGACCCCGTACCTGCGACCGCAGGAGAACGGGGCACGGATCGACACGCGGTGGGTGGAGCTGACCTCCCCGACGGAGGGCGTACGGGTGGAGGGCGACCCCGCGTTCGCGTTCACCGCCCGCCGCTGGACCACCGAGCAGCTGGACGCGGCCGCCCACCGCGGCGAGCTGGTCCCGGGCGACACGCTGTGGCTGCACCTGGACCACGCCCAGCACGGCATCGGCTCCCAGTCCTGCGGACCGGGGGTACTGCCGGAGTACCGGCTCGACGCGGCCCCGGCCGCCTTCTCCCTCTCCTTCACCCCGCTCGGCTGA
- a CDS encoding DUF4328 domain-containing protein, with amino-acid sequence MDAYNVPVGPAAVRGPRFRFRNPVGPALVVQSLIATQALADVYIIATGGKDSPWLAEDMVPFPAVLQVACWIAFLFWFVRVRANAEVLAPGSHKHTVGFAIGAWAIPLAMWWMPRRITLDIHRAGGPPRDAWLINAWWFVWLVDGPFSVAFHLGVLDQTDYRNPVDQGLNILCAILAIAVVRRVTAAQPAGPLPYFNMT; translated from the coding sequence ATGGATGCGTACAACGTGCCGGTCGGACCGGCCGCCGTGAGGGGCCCGCGCTTCAGATTCCGCAATCCGGTCGGACCGGCGCTCGTCGTCCAGTCGCTGATCGCCACCCAGGCCCTAGCCGACGTGTACATCATCGCGACCGGCGGCAAGGACTCACCCTGGCTCGCCGAGGACATGGTCCCGTTCCCGGCCGTGCTCCAGGTGGCGTGCTGGATCGCGTTCCTCTTCTGGTTCGTCCGCGTCCGCGCCAACGCCGAGGTCCTCGCCCCGGGCAGTCACAAGCACACGGTGGGCTTCGCCATCGGCGCCTGGGCCATCCCGCTCGCCATGTGGTGGATGCCGCGCCGCATCACCCTCGACATCCACCGGGCCGGCGGCCCGCCTCGCGACGCGTGGCTCATCAACGCCTGGTGGTTCGTCTGGCTCGTCGACGGCCCCTTCTCGGTCGCCTTCCACCTCGGGGTCCTCGACCAGACGGACTACCGCAACCCGGTCGACCAGGGTCTCAACATCCTGTGCGCGATCCTCGCGATCGCGGTCGTCCGCCGGGTGACCGCCGCCCAGCCCGCCGGCCCCCTGCCGTACTTCAACATGACCTGA
- a CDS encoding rhamnogalacturonan acetylesterase, whose translation MRKRALLAAAATLLGTLAGAPAAHAAPAHGSYGSYGQGLDHCTTVTTSDNVSDTASLACHFDVPPGTYDVTVTLGGDSAGSTAVSGETRRALLAETTTAAGQRVRRSFTVDVRDPEGEPTGPAGSPGLDLVLGGSAPRVTALRVTPARAARRLFRVGDSTVCDQPGDPYTGWGQVLPAHLKRGIAVANHADSGESTVTFLENPALFERVEAAIRPGDPVLIQLAHNDKQTDAATYRANLTTLVERVRARGGEPVLVTPVVRRWFNADGTLNNAIALLVNGLGVDHPAEIRALAATLGTPLIDLTALTRARVEELGPEASKALYLTTEKRDNTHTSVRGATEYAALVAAELRARGIVPGRLLRR comes from the coding sequence ATGAGGAAGAGAGCGCTGCTCGCCGCCGCGGCGACCCTGCTCGGCACCCTGGCCGGCGCACCCGCCGCCCACGCCGCCCCCGCCCACGGCTCCTACGGCTCCTACGGCCAGGGGCTCGACCACTGCACCACCGTCACGACCTCGGACAACGTCTCGGACACCGCGTCCCTCGCCTGCCACTTCGACGTCCCGCCCGGCACGTACGACGTCACCGTGACCCTCGGCGGCGACTCCGCCGGATCCACCGCCGTCAGCGGCGAGACCCGGCGCGCCCTGCTCGCCGAGACCACCACCGCGGCCGGACAGCGCGTCCGGCGCTCGTTCACCGTGGACGTACGCGACCCGGAGGGCGAACCCACCGGACCGGCCGGAAGCCCCGGACTCGACCTGGTCCTCGGCGGCTCCGCACCCCGCGTCACCGCGCTGCGGGTCACCCCCGCCCGTGCGGCCCGCCGGCTCTTCCGCGTCGGTGACTCGACGGTCTGCGACCAGCCGGGCGACCCTTACACCGGCTGGGGCCAGGTCCTCCCCGCCCATCTGAAGCGGGGGATCGCGGTCGCCAACCACGCCGACTCCGGGGAGAGCACCGTCACCTTCCTGGAGAACCCGGCCCTCTTCGAACGGGTCGAGGCCGCGATCCGGCCCGGCGACCCCGTCCTGATCCAGCTCGCCCACAACGACAAGCAGACGGACGCCGCCACCTACCGCGCGAACCTCACCACCCTGGTCGAGCGGGTACGAGCGCGGGGCGGCGAACCCGTCCTCGTCACTCCGGTCGTCCGCCGCTGGTTCAACGCCGACGGTACCCTGAACAACGCCATCGCCCTGCTCGTGAACGGCCTCGGCGTGGACCACCCCGCAGAGATCCGCGCCCTCGCCGCGACCCTCGGCACCCCGCTGATCGACCTCACCGCCCTCACCAGGGCGCGGGTCGAGGAGCTGGGCCCCGAGGCATCCAAGGCGCTCTATCTGACGACGGAGAAGCGGGACAACACCCACACCTCGGTGCGCGGGGCCACGGAGTACGCGGCCCTCGTCGCGGCGGAACTGCGGGCCCGTGGAATCGTCCCGGGGCGGCTGCTCCGCCGGTAG